A single Bacteroidota bacterium DNA region contains:
- a CDS encoding GNAT family N-acetyltransferase produces the protein MKPIIAPLDKEILEKELTSDKFIRQSNNASNEIYSINHHNSPNLMREIGRLRELTFREAGGGTGKEIDIDKFDTADEPYQQLIVWDPSEKEILGGYRYILCNKIISSEASETKLATSGLFNFSEKFKKEYLPHTIELGRSFVQPKYQSSRAGRKALFALDNLWDGLGALVVDYPEIKYFFGKVTMYTSYNIEARNRILYFLNRFFPDKENLLKPITALETNIDKEFLDNVFIGKDYAENYKILGKEVRKFNENIPPLVNTYMNLTETMNVFGTAMNRNFGEVEETGILITISDIFPKKKERHINSYIKK, from the coding sequence ATGAAACCAATAATAGCTCCTTTAGACAAGGAAATTCTTGAGAAGGAACTCACTTCTGACAAATTTATCAGGCAATCCAATAATGCATCGAATGAAATTTATTCAATAAATCATCATAATTCTCCGAACTTAATGCGAGAAATTGGTCGTTTAAGAGAATTAACTTTTAGGGAAGCTGGCGGAGGTACCGGAAAAGAGATAGATATAGACAAATTTGATACTGCCGATGAACCCTATCAGCAACTAATTGTTTGGGATCCCTCCGAAAAAGAAATTTTAGGTGGATACAGATATATTTTGTGTAACAAAATAATTTCATCGGAAGCATCGGAGACTAAACTTGCAACCTCAGGATTATTTAATTTTTCTGAGAAATTTAAAAAAGAGTATTTACCTCACACTATTGAGTTAGGACGTTCGTTCGTACAGCCAAAATATCAATCGAGCCGTGCCGGCAGAAAGGCTCTTTTTGCCTTAGATAATTTGTGGGATGGTTTGGGAGCTTTGGTTGTAGATTATCCGGAAATAAAATATTTTTTTGGGAAAGTAACAATGTACACATCATATAATATTGAGGCTCGAAACCGAATTTTGTATTTTCTAAACAGATTTTTTCCCGATAAAGAAAATTTATTGAAACCAATTACCGCATTAGAAACCAATATTGATAAGGAATTTTTAGACAATGTTTTTATTGGAAAAGATTATGCCGAGAATTATAAAATATTAGGAAAAGAAGTCAGAAAATTCAATGAAAATATTCCACCACTTGTCAATACCTATATGAATCTGACCGAAACTATGAACGTTTTTGGCACAGCCATGAACAGAAATTTTGGAGAAGTTGAAGAAACAGGGATTCTTATCACTATTTCAGATATTTTTCCTAAGAAAAAAGAAAGGCATATTAATTCTTATATCAAAAAATAG
- the maf gene encoding septum formation protein Maf yields the protein MLENLSKFEIILASQSPRRQNLLRELGFNFKIVNKAIEENYPSTLKNEDIALFLAELKAKNHETDLDGNYLLITADTIVCLENEIIGKPKDKTDAINILSKLSGKMHTVLTGVCISTRNKRESFLAKTNVFFKDLSQSEISFYIEKYKPYDKAGAYGIQEWIGYIGIEKIEGSYFNVMGLPIQRLYEELRMF from the coding sequence ATGTTAGAGAATTTAAGTAAATTTGAAATAATTCTTGCATCTCAATCTCCGAGAAGACAAAATCTTCTTCGCGAACTTGGTTTCAATTTTAAAATCGTTAACAAAGCAATTGAAGAAAACTATCCTTCAACATTAAAAAATGAAGATATTGCATTATTTTTAGCAGAGTTAAAAGCAAAAAATCATGAAACCGATTTAGACGGAAATTACTTATTAATAACTGCAGATACAATCGTTTGTCTTGAAAATGAAATAATTGGGAAACCAAAAGACAAAACCGATGCAATAAATATTCTCAGTAAACTATCCGGAAAAATGCATACAGTTCTCACAGGAGTTTGTATTAGTACCAGAAATAAAAGAGAAAGTTTTCTTGCAAAAACAAATGTATTTTTCAAAGATTTGAGCCAGAGCGAAATTTCTTTCTACATCGAAAAATATAAACCATACGACAAAGCTGGAGCATATGGGATTCAGGAATGGATTGGATATATTGGTATTGAAAAAATTGAAGGCTCATATTTCAATGTAATGGGCTTGCCAATTCAGAGATTGTACGAAGAACTAAGGATGTTTTAA
- a CDS encoding glycerol acyltransferase, whose protein sequence is MSEALENKAIKIDVKKAFKDKNPGLYKILPKFIFSILSRIIHQDEMNRIFEKCKNYKNIDFIDGFLSEMNIKYEIEGYEKIPIDGRYIFISNHPIGGIEGIILLTVIAKKFNKKVKSVANDILLNLQNLKDVFIPVNKHGQQTRDYIRLLNEVYSSDINITIFPAGLVSRKINGEIKDLEWKKSFVAQAIKYKRDIVPIYIEGGNSNLFYNFALIRKKLGIKTNLEMFLLPHESYNQKGKTIKLIFGEKIPYQYFDKSNSHKEWAAIMREHIYTLKIE, encoded by the coding sequence ATGAGTGAAGCGCTTGAAAATAAGGCAATAAAAATTGATGTAAAAAAAGCATTTAAGGACAAAAATCCGGGTTTATATAAAATATTGCCAAAATTTATTTTTTCAATTCTAAGCCGAATTATTCATCAAGACGAAATGAATAGGATTTTTGAAAAGTGCAAAAATTATAAGAATATTGATTTCATAGATGGTTTTTTAAGTGAGATGAATATCAAATATGAAATAGAAGGCTATGAAAAAATTCCTATAGACGGAAGATATATTTTTATTTCAAATCACCCGATTGGTGGAATTGAAGGCATAATTTTACTAACTGTAATAGCGAAAAAATTCAACAAAAAAGTGAAATCCGTTGCTAATGATATACTTCTGAACCTTCAAAACCTGAAAGATGTTTTTATACCAGTAAATAAACATGGACAACAAACTCGGGATTATATAAGATTATTGAATGAGGTTTATTCCTCCGATATCAATATTACAATTTTTCCGGCAGGTTTGGTATCTCGCAAAATAAATGGTGAAATTAAAGATCTTGAATGGAAGAAAAGTTTTGTTGCTCAGGCAATTAAATATAAACGCGATATTGTGCCAATTTATATTGAAGGAGGAAATTCAAATCTCTTCTATAATTTTGCATTGATAAGGAAAAAACTTGGAATAAAAACGAATTTGGAAATGTTTCTGCTTCCGCACGAATCTTATAATCAAAAAGGAAAAACAATTAAGCTAATATTTGGAGAAAAAATTCCATATCAATATTTCGATAAAAGCAACAGCCACAAAGAGTGGGCAGCTATAATGAGAGAGCATATTTATACATTAAAAATAGAATAA
- a CDS encoding Crp/Fnr family transcriptional regulator: MESIPSCTDCLNTPNSIFKNLTNDEFDIVTYKKSCSIYKKGKIIFRENYRTNGCYCVHSGVVKMYKSGVDGKEQIIRFAQKGDIIGFRSLLCNEVACTTAKIIEDATLCFIPAPTIFSLLKSNSAFSIELMKFSCKELGEANKYITDIAQKTVRERLAEVLLLLKKSFDLDDEKTLQISLTREEIANIVGTATESVIRLLSEFKSDNLIELNGRKIKIIDEKGLRKIEKAYD; the protein is encoded by the coding sequence ATGGAAAGCATACCTTCTTGTACTGATTGTTTGAATACGCCAAATTCTATTTTTAAAAACCTAACAAACGATGAGTTTGATATTGTAACTTATAAAAAGTCATGTTCCATCTATAAAAAGGGGAAAATAATATTTAGAGAAAACTATAGAACCAATGGTTGTTATTGTGTTCATAGTGGTGTAGTTAAGATGTATAAAAGTGGTGTTGATGGAAAAGAGCAAATTATACGTTTTGCCCAGAAAGGCGATATTATCGGATTTAGGTCGCTTCTTTGCAACGAGGTTGCATGCACGACCGCTAAGATTATTGAAGATGCAACTTTATGTTTTATTCCAGCACCAACCATTTTTTCTCTACTTAAATCTAATTCTGCTTTTTCTATTGAGCTTATGAAGTTTTCTTGCAAGGAACTTGGCGAAGCAAATAAATACATTACAGACATCGCACAAAAAACAGTTCGTGAACGTCTTGCAGAAGTTCTTTTGTTATTGAAAAAGTCATTTGACCTTGATGATGAAAAAACTTTGCAGATTTCTTTGACAAGAGAGGAAATAGCAAATATTGTTGGCACTGCTACAGAATCTGTAATTAGACTTTTATCGGAGTTTAAAAGCGATAATTTGATTGAATTAAATGGTAGGAAAATCAAAATTATTGATGAAAAAGGCTTGAGAAAAATCGAAAAGGCGTATGATTAA
- a CDS encoding OsmC family protein: MKSKIDLNWTENMTFKGNPDGHEIIFDADAKVGGTNKGARPKQFMLYALAGCTGMDVVSILKKMRVEFDDLSVSVEAEMTEEHPKHYKSMHVIYSFKGKNLPLKKIEKAVKLSEDQYCGVGVVYKKVMPVTSEIRIAE; the protein is encoded by the coding sequence ATGAAATCAAAAATTGATCTTAATTGGACAGAAAACATGACTTTTAAAGGAAATCCTGATGGACATGAAATTATTTTCGATGCAGATGCAAAAGTCGGTGGCACCAATAAAGGAGCAAGGCCAAAGCAGTTTATGCTATATGCCTTAGCAGGATGTACAGGTATGGATGTAGTTTCAATTTTAAAAAAAATGAGAGTAGAATTTGACGATTTATCAGTATCTGTAGAGGCTGAAATGACTGAAGAGCATCCGAAACATTATAAAAGCATGCATGTAATATATTCCTTCAAAGGAAAAAACCTTCCTCTGAAAAAAATTGAGAAAGCTGTGAAACTTTCAGAAGACCAATATTGCGGAGTTGGAGTAGTGTATAAAAAAGTTATGCCTGTTACATCAGAAATTAGAATTGCTGAATAA
- a CDS encoding adenosylhomocysteinase — MNTTLVENIPYKVADISLAEFGRKEIELAEAEMPGLMALQKRYTKEKPLKGAKITGSLHMTIQTAVLIKTLVELGADVRWASCNIFSTQDHAAAAIAEAGIPVFAWKGETQKEYWWCTEQALTFPDGSGPDLIVDDGGDATLMVHNGLEAEKNPKLFDKETSAEDEFELYGLLKRIHEKDPNRWQRVSEKIKGVSEETTTGVHRLYQMMQQGILLFPAINVNDSVTKSKFDNLYGCRESLADGIKRATDIMLAGKVVVVCGYGDVGKGSAKSMKSYGARVIVTEIDPICALQAAMEGFEVKTVEESLDEGNIFVTTTGNKDVITAEHMSKMNDKSIVCNIGHFDNEIQVEQLEKWENIRKENVKPQVDQYHFSDGHSIILLSEGRLVNLGNATGHPSFVMSNSFTNQTLAQIDLWTKDYELGVYRLPKYLDEEVARLHLNHIGVKLTILSKEQADYLDIDINGPYKPEHYRY; from the coding sequence ATGAATACTACATTAGTTGAAAATATTCCTTATAAAGTAGCGGATATTAGTTTAGCCGAATTCGGCAGAAAAGAAATAGAGCTTGCAGAAGCAGAAATGCCCGGATTGATGGCTCTTCAAAAAAGATATACTAAAGAGAAACCTCTAAAAGGTGCAAAAATCACTGGATCTTTGCATATGACAATTCAAACAGCAGTTTTAATTAAAACTTTGGTTGAGCTTGGCGCAGATGTTCGATGGGCAAGTTGCAATATTTTTTCGACTCAAGACCATGCTGCGGCTGCAATTGCAGAGGCAGGCATTCCTGTATTTGCATGGAAAGGAGAAACACAAAAAGAATACTGGTGGTGCACCGAACAAGCATTGACATTTCCTGACGGATCGGGTCCCGATTTGATTGTTGATGATGGCGGCGATGCTACACTTATGGTACACAATGGTTTAGAAGCAGAGAAAAATCCTAAACTTTTCGATAAAGAAACTTCTGCAGAAGACGAATTTGAGCTTTATGGTTTGCTAAAAAGAATTCATGAAAAAGACCCAAATCGCTGGCAACGAGTTTCGGAAAAAATAAAAGGTGTTTCAGAAGAAACCACAACAGGCGTTCACAGATTGTATCAAATGATGCAGCAAGGAATACTTCTATTCCCTGCAATAAATGTAAACGATTCGGTTACAAAATCAAAATTTGACAATCTTTACGGTTGCCGCGAATCATTAGCAGACGGAATAAAACGTGCAACTGATATTATGCTGGCAGGAAAAGTTGTGGTTGTATGCGGCTATGGCGATGTTGGAAAAGGATCGGCAAAATCTATGAAAAGTTATGGTGCAAGAGTTATCGTTACCGAAATAGACCCAATTTGTGCATTGCAAGCTGCTATGGAAGGTTTTGAAGTAAAAACTGTTGAAGAATCGCTTGACGAAGGAAATATTTTTGTAACAACAACAGGAAATAAAGATGTAATTACAGCAGAACATATGTCGAAAATGAACGACAAATCAATAGTTTGTAATATTGGACATTTCGACAACGAAATTCAGGTTGAGCAATTAGAAAAATGGGAAAACATTAGAAAAGAAAATGTTAAACCTCAAGTTGATCAATATCACTTTTCCGATGGACATTCAATAATTTTACTTTCAGAAGGTCGTCTTGTAAATCTTGGAAATGCAACAGGACATCCATCCTTTGTTATGAGTAATTCGTTTACAAATCAGACTTTGGCACAAATAGACCTTTGGACAAAAGACTATGAACTTGGAGTTTATCGCCTGCCAAAATATCTTGATGAAGAGGTTGCACGCTTACACTTGAACCATATTGGCGTGAAACTTACAATTCTTTCAAAGGAACAAGCAGATTATTTAGACATAGATATCAACGGACCATACAAACCTGAACATTATAGATACTAA
- a CDS encoding CotH kinase family protein — MKKLLIISICFVCCFQYTFSQTSVVDHWETVIYSNANWKYFVGTSEPLNTWRTIGFNDSTWQNGVGGIGYGDEDDSTIIPATTSLYLRKTFTLTNFNNIELAIFNIDYDDSFVAFINDVEVARSNIGSVGDHPTFDQTTPNLHEATMYQGGNPEYFYINNQILTNTLVSGDNVLAVQVHNESITSSDMSSNCFLSFGIINSSITYGNPPSWFSPPEYFESSNLPIVMINTLGQTIVNDPRIVCDMGIIYNGEGAINYLSDPFKEYDGKISIEIRGSSSQSFPKKSYGLETQDSLGENSNVKLLGMPKENDWILYAPYSDKSLMRNVLTYKLGNDIGRYAPRTRFCELFINNDYKGVYVLMEKIKRDNNRVDIATLNEIDTIGDQLTGGYIVKIDKTTGSGGDGWTSPYDPWAGAWQSIFFQYDEPKADELQLVQKNYIQNYITQFETALNGPNFTDPLLGYPAYIDVGSFIDYMLINEISNNVDGYRLSTYLYKNRDSIDPKIHMGPLWDFNLAFGNANYCNGGSTSGWTLSFNNVCSGDSWQIPFWWSKFLQDPTYVHQTKCRWLELRNTKFHTDTILNYIDSTVSYLSAAQVRNFDKWQIFGSYVWPNNFVGQNYEEEINYMKTWIVDRLNWIDQNIPGNCNITFSEDVNNSEKSEIYVYPNPFREIISIKYLLENESNVYISIEDIFGRNVKSYEYKNQQIGENIISIDAKQFIENYLIKATYILSFYVNGDLVSRKLLLRK; from the coding sequence ATGAAAAAATTATTAATTATTTCAATTTGTTTTGTTTGTTGTTTTCAATATACATTTTCGCAAACATCTGTTGTAGATCATTGGGAAACAGTAATTTATTCAAATGCAAATTGGAAATATTTTGTTGGTACATCGGAGCCCCTAAACACTTGGCGAACAATTGGCTTCAACGATAGTACGTGGCAAAACGGAGTTGGAGGAATTGGCTATGGAGACGAAGACGATAGCACTATTATTCCTGCAACAACTTCTCTATATTTGAGAAAAACATTTACACTAACTAATTTTAATAATATTGAATTAGCAATTTTTAATATTGATTATGATGATTCTTTTGTGGCATTTATTAATGATGTTGAAGTTGCAAGATCTAATATTGGTTCAGTTGGCGATCATCCTACTTTCGACCAAACAACGCCAAATTTGCACGAAGCCACAATGTATCAAGGTGGCAATCCAGAATATTTTTATATCAATAATCAAATATTGACAAATACCCTTGTTTCAGGCGATAATGTTTTAGCTGTTCAAGTTCATAATGAGAGTATTACATCTTCCGATATGAGTTCAAATTGCTTCCTTTCATTTGGAATAATTAATTCGTCAATTACTTATGGAAATCCACCAAGTTGGTTTTCGCCACCAGAATATTTTGAAAGTTCAAATCTCCCGATAGTAATGATCAATACGCTTGGACAGACCATAGTAAACGACCCAAGAATTGTTTGTGATATGGGAATTATCTACAATGGTGAAGGTGCAATAAATTACCTTTCCGATCCATTTAAAGAATACGATGGAAAAATCAGCATTGAAATTAGAGGTTCGTCTTCGCAAAGTTTTCCTAAGAAATCGTATGGGCTTGAAACACAGGATAGTCTGGGGGAAAATAGCAATGTAAAACTCCTTGGTATGCCAAAAGAAAACGATTGGATTTTGTACGCACCCTACAGCGATAAATCACTTATGAGGAATGTTTTAACATATAAACTTGGAAATGACATTGGCAGGTATGCACCTCGAACTCGTTTTTGTGAACTTTTTATAAACAATGATTATAAAGGTGTTTATGTATTGATGGAAAAAATAAAGCGCGATAATAATCGTGTTGATATTGCTACATTAAATGAAATAGATACAATTGGCGATCAGCTAACTGGTGGATATATTGTAAAAATCGACAAAACAACGGGCAGTGGAGGAGATGGCTGGACTTCACCTTATGATCCCTGGGCAGGTGCATGGCAATCCATTTTTTTTCAGTATGACGAACCAAAAGCAGACGAACTTCAATTAGTCCAGAAAAACTATATTCAAAACTATATTACACAATTTGAAACGGCTTTGAATGGTCCAAATTTTACTGATCCACTTTTAGGATATCCTGCCTATATTGATGTTGGCTCGTTCATTGATTATATGTTGATTAATGAAATAAGCAACAATGTTGATGGATACCGATTGAGTACATATCTCTACAAAAATAGAGATTCTATTGATCCAAAAATTCATATGGGTCCTTTATGGGATTTCAATCTGGCTTTTGGAAATGCAAATTATTGCAATGGAGGAAGCACTTCTGGTTGGACTCTAAGTTTTAATAATGTATGCTCCGGCGATAGCTGGCAAATTCCATTTTGGTGGTCGAAATTTTTGCAAGATCCTACATATGTTCATCAAACAAAATGTAGGTGGCTTGAATTAAGAAATACAAAATTTCATACCGATACAATTCTGAACTATATTGATTCAACAGTTAGCTACCTGTCTGCCGCTCAAGTGAGAAATTTCGATAAATGGCAAATATTCGGTTCATATGTTTGGCCGAATAATTTTGTAGGGCAGAACTACGAAGAAGAAATAAACTATATGAAAACTTGGATAGTTGATCGACTTAATTGGATAGATCAAAATATTCCGGGAAATTGTAATATTACTTTTTCAGAAGATGTAAATAATTCTGAAAAATCTGAAATTTATGTTTATCCTAACCCTTTCCGTGAAATTATTAGTATTAAATATTTGCTTGAAAATGAGTCGAATGTTTATATTAGTATTGAGGATATTTTTGGGAGAAATGTGAAATCGTATGAGTATAAAAATCAGCAAATTGGTGAAAATATTATTTCTATAGATGCGAAACAATTTATTGAAAACTATCTTATAAAAGCTACTTATATACTGTCCTTTTATGTTAATGGTGATTTGGTTTCAAGGAAGCTACTCTTAAGAAAGTAG
- a CDS encoding LruC domain-containing protein, protein MEKKNYSLLVFIIAVMLFGACKKEPTSSTIDPNVNLAMSELIVSDAFDYETTKNVNVSISAITNDGSPLAKIKLNIFSADPINEDGTLNTESILLYSGATNFNGVLQTTISVPTYMDELVIMPYYIGLENKAIVSIDNATVFYTFGTENHNKSLKSVGGIENTNVNYTTIGTWDSQGVPDYLTTPDVISQGLLDDINSSLPESIELPISHPEYFAYGLSSNLIVEDSSEVWVTFIHEGAGWKNVLGYYTYTTGNPPATTNDINEHILLFPNVSYSGSGGGLTSGDKIFIDTIPGNTSIGWFLVAQGWNSGTSQVGNGTHVLYSDSHLNPEADTSLQKHCVLLYDEYRELFIMGFEDIIRTGGDHDFNDAVFTVIANPIENTNRDTTERTDPVNDADGDGVADVSDDYPNDPNKAFDNYYPSETTFGTLAFEDLWPGKGDYDFNDLVIGYNLNSITNADNDVVEIEQKIVVRAFGASMHNGFGIEFNTPASNTSVTGGMGTVAGTNRSVIMSFVDSYEVLTYPSDGGIGVNTTVGGVYIQPDTIYQTVTFTSPVDVAQLGTAPYNPFIRINEDITHEIHLPDYAPTELAENSALFGTAQDDSDAAIGRYYKTENNLPWAINIPVEFHYPIEKAEIVSAHLKFGSWATSNGLEYTDWYLEMANYRNAANIFTH, encoded by the coding sequence ATGGAAAAGAAGAATTATTCCTTATTGGTTTTTATTATTGCTGTAATGCTTTTTGGCGCTTGTAAGAAAGAACCAACTTCCTCTACAATTGATCCTAATGTAAATTTAGCAATGTCAGAGCTAATTGTTAGCGATGCTTTTGATTATGAAACTACAAAGAATGTCAATGTTTCAATTTCTGCAATTACTAACGATGGTAGCCCTTTAGCAAAAATAAAACTTAATATATTCAGTGCTGATCCTATCAACGAAGATGGGACACTCAATACTGAAAGTATCTTATTATACTCAGGTGCTACAAATTTTAATGGTGTTTTACAAACAACGATTTCAGTCCCAACATACATGGACGAATTAGTTATTATGCCTTATTATATAGGATTAGAAAACAAAGCTATTGTCAGCATTGATAATGCCACTGTCTTTTATACATTTGGCACTGAAAACCACAATAAAAGCCTAAAAAGCGTTGGAGGAATTGAAAATACCAATGTCAATTATACAACAATAGGAACTTGGGATAGCCAAGGAGTGCCGGATTATTTAACTACACCCGATGTTATTTCACAAGGATTACTTGATGATATTAATTCTTCACTTCCAGAAAGTATAGAATTGCCAATTTCTCACCCGGAATATTTTGCCTACGGACTATCTTCAAATCTTATTGTTGAAGATTCTTCCGAAGTTTGGGTAACTTTCATTCATGAAGGAGCAGGTTGGAAAAACGTATTAGGTTATTATACATATACCACAGGAAATCCACCGGCGACCACCAACGATATTAACGAACATATTTTATTATTTCCAAATGTATCATACTCCGGTAGTGGCGGAGGACTAACATCAGGAGATAAAATCTTTATTGATACCATTCCAGGTAATACCTCTATTGGATGGTTCTTGGTTGCACAAGGATGGAATTCAGGGACATCTCAGGTTGGAAATGGTACACACGTGCTTTATTCAGATTCTCATTTAAATCCTGAAGCAGATACCAGTTTGCAAAAACATTGTGTTTTATTGTATGATGAATATAGAGAATTGTTCATAATGGGATTCGAAGATATTATTAGAACTGGCGGCGATCACGATTTTAATGATGCTGTTTTTACTGTTATCGCCAATCCTATTGAGAATACAAATCGCGATACTACTGAGAGAACTGACCCTGTTAATGATGCAGATGGAGATGGAGTAGCTGACGTTTCAGATGACTATCCAAACGATCCAAACAAAGCATTCGATAATTATTATCCAAGCGAAACTACCTTTGGAACTTTAGCATTTGAAGATTTATGGCCTGGAAAAGGCGATTACGATTTTAACGACTTAGTAATTGGATACAATTTAAACAGCATCACAAATGCAGATAATGACGTAGTTGAAATCGAGCAAAAAATTGTTGTGAGAGCTTTTGGCGCAAGTATGCACAATGGTTTTGGTATAGAATTTAATACTCCTGCAAGTAACACAAGTGTTACCGGCGGAATGGGAACTGTTGCAGGTACAAACAGAAGTGTGATAATGTCCTTTGTTGATTCTTATGAAGTATTAACTTATCCAAGCGATGGCGGAATTGGTGTTAATACTACAGTTGGAGGAGTTTACATTCAGCCTGATACAATTTATCAAACTGTAACCTTTACTTCGCCTGTGGATGTTGCACAATTGGGAACAGCACCTTACAATCCATTTATCCGTATTAATGAAGATATTACGCACGAAATACATTTGCCTGACTATGCTCCAACTGAATTGGCAGAAAATAGTGCTCTATTTGGTACGGCTCAAGATGATAGTGATGCAGCGATTGGCAGATATTACAAAACAGAAAATAACTTGCCATGGGCAATAAATATTCCTGTAGAATTCCATTATCCAATCGAAAAGGCTGAGATAGTATCAGCACATTTAAAATTTGGCTCATGGGCAACAAGTAATGGTTTAGAATATACAGATTGGTATTTAGAAATGGCCAATTATCGCAATGCCGCAAATATCTTTACCCACTAA
- a CDS encoding ATP-binding protein: MSKYIKELIEQGENQILDFKFEVSDSKKIARSLVAFANTDGGILLIGVKDNGKIAGVRSEEEYFMLETATQIFCRPEVKFSALEWNIEGKVVYEVKVPKSENRPHFVKSDNNKFLAYIRVEDQNLLANNVLLQVWKREKSNEGILVKYQETQQFLLEYLAENKIITFSRFVKLSKISRRKAEKILVNFLLLNILEIVVTEKITYYKLKSV; this comes from the coding sequence ATGAGCAAATACATCAAAGAATTAATAGAGCAAGGAGAAAATCAAATCCTTGATTTTAAATTTGAAGTTTCAGATTCTAAAAAAATTGCACGCTCGCTTGTTGCTTTTGCAAATACCGATGGTGGAATTCTATTGATTGGAGTCAAAGACAATGGGAAAATTGCTGGTGTTCGTTCCGAAGAAGAGTATTTTATGCTCGAAACTGCTACACAAATTTTTTGCCGTCCGGAAGTGAAATTTTCTGCTTTGGAATGGAATATTGAAGGTAAAGTTGTTTATGAAGTAAAAGTTCCTAAAAGCGAAAATCGACCGCATTTTGTAAAATCCGATAACAACAAGTTTCTTGCATATATTAGAGTTGAAGACCAAAATTTGCTGGCTAACAATGTTTTGCTTCAAGTTTGGAAACGAGAGAAAAGTAATGAAGGAATACTTGTAAAATATCAAGAAACACAACAGTTTTTGTTAGAATATCTTGCTGAAAATAAAATAATTACTTTCTCAAGATTTGTAAAATTGTCAAAAATTTCGAGGCGAAAAGCTGAAAAGATTTTGGTGAACTTTTTGCTTCTGAATATTTTAGAAATTGTTGTTACCGAAAAAATAACTTATTATAAATTGAAATCCGTTTGA
- a CDS encoding geranylgeranylglycerol-phosphate geranylgeranyltransferase — protein sequence MLNYLRLVRIHNLFIIALVQYLMRWSIIYPILRINNYELQISDFHFFLLVLSTIFFAAAGYIINDYFDRKTDTFNRPKKVLIGRKIDRRVAMFLHMFFNIFAIVLGFFVAYKIGIYKLGFVYLFIPGILWFYSTVFKRQLFIGNFIVALLVAMIPMLVAFYEIPILYLAYKQILIEYNANFNNILLWIAGFSFIAFMLTLIFEIIKDMQDFEGDSEYGRNSIPTVLGIVNSKFIVISLSFITCGIVAYVMTQHLSDIITIWYYIIAFLLPFLLLIYKIIVSKSQEDYNLSIILLKIIMTTGIFYSIVANYLIAPDIFHSFFDKF from the coding sequence ATGCTTAATTATTTGAGATTAGTTAGAATTCACAATTTATTTATAATTGCTCTTGTTCAATATCTGATGCGATGGAGTATTATTTATCCAATTTTGAGAATAAATAATTATGAGCTTCAAATAAGTGATTTTCACTTTTTTCTCCTTGTACTTTCAACAATATTTTTTGCAGCAGCAGGCTATATAATTAACGATTATTTCGACAGAAAAACCGATACATTTAACCGTCCAAAAAAGGTTTTAATTGGCAGAAAAATTGACAGAAGAGTGGCTATGTTTCTACATATGTTTTTCAATATTTTTGCAATTGTCCTCGGTTTTTTTGTAGCCTATAAAATTGGGATTTATAAACTTGGGTTTGTCTATTTGTTTATTCCGGGAATATTATGGTTTTATTCTACCGTTTTCAAACGCCAATTATTCATAGGAAACTTTATAGTCGCATTGCTAGTGGCAATGATTCCTATGCTTGTAGCATTTTACGAGATTCCAATCCTGTACTTGGCTTACAAGCAAATTCTGATAGAATACAATGCAAATTTCAATAATATTCTACTTTGGATTGCTGGATTTTCGTTTATTGCTTTTATGTTAACTCTGATTTTTGAAATAATAAAAGATATGCAAGATTTCGAAGGCGATTCTGAATATGGGCGGAATTCAATTCCGACAGTTTTAGGAATTGTAAATTCAAAATTTATTGTGATTTCCTTAAGTTTTATCACTTGTGGGATAGTAGCATATGTTATGACACAGCATTTGAGCGATATAATTACAATTTGGTACTATATAATTGCTTTTCTGTTACCTTTTCTTTTACTTATTTACAAAATAATTGTTAGTAAGAGTCAAGAAGATTATAATTTATCAATAATATTATTAAAAATAATAATGACAACCGGAATTTTCTATTCAATTGTTGCAAATTATCTAATTGCTCCAGACATTTTTCATAGCTTTTTCGATAAATTTTAA